A window of Azospirillum lipoferum 4B contains these coding sequences:
- a CDS encoding MFS transporter: MTTIQTAHSAAAAMPASSDAGLSRPLVFLLAAGAGLAAASLYYSQPMLGILGPDIQADGRSVGWVPTLTQLGYAAGILLLAPLGDRFDRRRIILAKAAVLVAALLAAGFAPSIAGLLAASLVLGLSATLAQDIVPAAATLAPAEHRGRVVGTVMTGLLLGILLSRVVSGLIAEHFGWRAVFVAAAGSIALLGVALWRGLPRFAPTTSLGYGELLASLTVLWGRHPALRRAAMAQGLLSLGFSAFWSTLAVMLHGAPFHLGAAAAGAFGLAGAAGALVAPVAGRIADSRGPELMTRLGAGLAALSFAAMFLSPLVPEGGRLWLLVASAVGFDLGVQASLIAHQTIVYGIDPAARSRLNAVLMVGMFIGMAAGATLGSQALAVWGWNGVIAVATIASIGALILRLFTRPER, translated from the coding sequence ATGACGACCATTCAAACCGCGCATAGCGCCGCAGCCGCGATGCCGGCGTCCTCCGATGCCGGGCTGAGCCGGCCGCTGGTTTTCCTGCTGGCCGCCGGTGCCGGTCTTGCGGCGGCATCGCTCTATTACAGCCAGCCCATGCTTGGCATCCTCGGTCCAGACATCCAGGCCGACGGCCGGTCGGTCGGCTGGGTGCCGACGCTGACCCAGCTCGGCTATGCCGCCGGAATCCTGTTGCTGGCGCCGCTGGGCGACCGTTTCGACCGGCGCCGGATCATCCTGGCCAAGGCGGCGGTGCTGGTCGCCGCACTGCTGGCGGCGGGATTCGCGCCGTCCATCGCCGGGCTTCTGGCGGCGAGCCTGGTCCTCGGCCTGTCGGCGACGCTGGCGCAGGACATCGTGCCAGCCGCCGCGACCCTGGCTCCGGCGGAGCATCGCGGCCGGGTGGTCGGCACGGTGATGACCGGTCTTCTGTTGGGCATCCTGCTGTCGCGGGTGGTCAGCGGCCTCATCGCCGAGCATTTCGGCTGGCGCGCCGTGTTCGTGGCGGCGGCGGGCAGCATCGCGCTGCTGGGCGTGGCGCTGTGGCGCGGCCTGCCGCGCTTCGCACCGACTACCAGCCTCGGCTATGGGGAACTGTTGGCATCGCTGACCGTGCTGTGGGGGCGTCATCCGGCGTTGCGCCGGGCCGCGATGGCGCAGGGGCTGCTGTCGCTGGGCTTCAGCGCCTTCTGGTCGACGCTGGCGGTCATGCTGCATGGCGCGCCGTTCCATCTGGGCGCCGCCGCCGCGGGTGCCTTCGGTCTGGCCGGTGCCGCCGGGGCGCTGGTGGCGCCGGTCGCCGGACGGATCGCCGACAGCCGCGGGCCGGAACTGATGACCCGGCTGGGCGCCGGTCTCGCCGCGCTGTCCTTCGCCGCCATGTTCCTGTCGCCGCTGGTGCCGGAGGGTGGCCGCCTGTGGCTGCTGGTGGCCAGCGCCGTCGGCTTCGACCTTGGCGTCCAGGCGTCGCTGATCGCCCATCAGACCATCGTCTACGGCATCGACCCGGCCGCCCGCAGCCGGCTGAACGCGGTGCTGATGGTGGGCATGTTCATCGGCATGGCGGCCGGCGCCACGCTGGGCAGTCAGGCTCTGGCGGTCTGGGGCTGGAACGGGGTCATCGCGGTGGCGACCATTGCATCCATCGGCGCGCTGATCCTGCGGCTCTTCACCCGGCCGGAGCGGTAA